CAAATCTATCGATTGCCAAGAGATCAAGATTCACTTTAACGGATTCATCAACAGCTTCTTCTAATGTCAATTTCCTTTCGGATACCTCCGGTTCTTCCTGAATGAGATCAGCTTCCGTTAGAACATCCCATTTTGGTGAGAATCCGATAGCACGGGCGGTAGCCATATTGATGGTGAGCTCTTCCTGAACAGGGAATTCAACTGGGAGGGAACCTGCATCTTCACCAAGCAATATACTTAGTGTTGTCAGCGCCACTCTTCTTGCTTCACGGTTTAAGTTTTGAGCGGGTGTGAGACCTGCGAGAACACCTCGCTCAACTTCATTTCTGCCTAGCATCGAAAAGCTCGGTAGTTTCCTTTCAATCAAGCCGTCAAAGAGATGATCCAATTCATCCTGTGTGTATTGTAGAAGGGGAGCGACGAAAACTGCCTGCGCATCTTCGGGTATTGCGGCTAATGTGTTTTCTATGGAAGTTTTGACCGGAACAGTTACTATTGCAATACCTCGCTCTCTAGCAATTCTTTGGACCACATTTTCAACGTCAGGGATGAGTTGAGTAACGATTGGCATATACAGGAGTGCCATTCTATTAAATGGTACTATCTCCCTGAAAACTTGTATATCTCTACTTAGCGTAATGGGTCTTGCAAGGTAGTACAGATTTCTTACGCCACTCGCTCCTTTTTCATTGATAGGGAGCCCTAATAACCCCCTATCAATAACCCATGGTGCTATTACAGGTTTATTTAAGTTCCTTCGTTTAGAGACCTCTGTTGAACCGATGATTCCAAGTGCGATGAGGATGTCTACACCGGGATCGGATAGCAATGTGTCAATTGCTGATCTAACGCTTGCAGCAGTCCAGTCAGCCTGAATTATCTTATCCGTGGGAAATTGAACATCGAATTCCCCTTCCGTGACCGCAATAATTTCTTTCTTATAGATACTCAGAGCCCTTTGATTAAGTTCAGAAGGGCCGTCAATTACGATTCCAATTCGCTTTATTGGTAGGGCATAAGATTTTACCGGTATTGCTATTAAGATAAATAATATAAGTAGTAATTTGTTTGTGATATCGTGCTTTACCGATCTCATCTTATGGTATCCTCCCATACGGAACAAAAAACATTAGAGTATACATAAAGCCTTGGATTTGAAAAAAATAAGTTTTAAAAAGACAAAGGTTGATTTTTTAGTAAATAGGGACAACGCACAACTTTTTTGGTGTTATGTTTAATAAGTGTTAAAAATGGTGAACCAATGTTCTCCCATGTATTACTTTATGTTTTTGGTCTTTCACGATTAACTAAAGGGGAATATTATATTTTTAAACACCAAGCTTTTTCTCAAAACGCAGAAATCGAGAAAATAGTAGAGTGGTACGTGTACGGGATATTAAAAATAGATTCTGATCAAGCTTCAAGAATTATTTTCGCCCAGCTTTACCTTTAACCATGCGGTAGAGCCATAACAAGATTAAAGCTCCGACAAGCGCTATAATTATGCTCCAAAGGTTTAATCCCGTTACTGTGCTTAAGCCTACGAGAGAGCTTAAGAATCCTCCTATCAATGCCCCAACGATCCCAATGACAATTGTGATTATGATCCCACCCGGGTCCTCACCCGGCATGATCCATTTTGCCAAAGCTCCTACGATTAATCCCAGGATAATCCATGAAATGATTCCCATGTTTCCTCCGTAAGGAATTTGCAAGGATAAACATTGAGTTGCTGTTTAGCCTAACTCTTTATGCTATGACATGCAAATGATTCTACAATCTTGAACCAGTATAAAATGAACTACCTGTGAAATCAACTCTCTGTGCTTAAAATGAATTTGGGGACAAAGTTTTGACGTTTTTATCATGAGTACAGTATAAATCTTTGATTGTGCCCAACGGTATTATCTGTATTGCCGTGTTTGTGTTCTTATTCTGGGAAAGATTTATTGTATTTAGTCACGATTTTTTAAGATATGTTATTAGTCTTAAAGTAACAATCGAAAGCTAAATCAATATTAGTTTTTCATTAATAATTCTTTAAATAAATCATACAGCGGTGAGAATAATGAATGAAGCTCTTTGCTGGAGGAAACAAAATGGAGAACAGTTTAAATATCAAGGACTGTTGGTCATCAATAAAACATTATAGAAGGCATACGAAATTTTTATATCTTTTATCTTCAATAATTTTTCTTATTGTTACATCTCCATTCTCGCGCCAAGGCATTGGTAGTCAAATTATATTGATCTTTATGTGAAAGTGTTCAAGAAGAACGGGGTCATGCCTGTATTATTACGGCATGTATTTCACTAAACTAACTCGCCGCATTTAACATTTTGTTCTCCGAGAAAATCGTGGACAATATACCTTTTATTTTAGGTAAAAAAACTGAATTACAAGAATATAGGCCTGACTCCCCTTATTATTACCCCCCCTTTACTTCATTTTCACTGCGATGGCGTTGCCGCCCCTCCGGTTCATCTTCACCAGCTCTCTGGTTCCCCTTCGAAAGGCTGCTCTGGTAGTGACGGCTGCTCTTCTGGTAAAAGTGGTTCTTCCTCAGGTACGTAAGGCTGTTCCGGCAAGTTAGGATCTTCTTCGGGTAAATAAGGTTCTTCTTCGGGAACATATGGTTCTTCGGGTGGTGCTACGCCTTCTTCTTCCGGGTATGGTTCTTCTTCAGGAATCAAGGGTTCTTCTTGAACTAATTGTTTTGTTTTACGAGAGTCGAATTCCGGAATATCGTTATCGCTGACTAAGGAATCATAATATCCTATTGCACTATGTACAAAATTCGTTAACAGAGAGGCATGAGATGCCCGAACATTCGTGCAAAGGATTAGAGCTACTAGAATAATGTTTTTTATCATTTGTACCAGCCTAGATAAAATATACGAAAAATACGGGATTTCAAGTTAATTAATTTCGCACACGTAATGCGTTAATGTATTGACACATGATAACTGTGAGAAAACTCAGCTGTGTAAGAGTATCACGAGGTTAATTACGGCTGGTAATACATTTCATGTATTTGTTGTGTGTGCATTTGTTGGGATGAACGGCGTTTGTTATACTAACGCCGTCTTTCGTTAATTAAAATTCTTATTGTTCAGCAAAAATCTAATACTAAATAAAGTCATATTGAATATTTAATAATCATGGAGAATACGTTACGAGCTATTAATACTGTCTCTCTTAATACTGAAGTCATCGAGGAAGGGGCTCTTAAGCTAATAATCGATGGGAGACTTGATTCGAATTCAACCGGGAAAATGTGGCGCGAGTCATTACTTGCGGTTGATAAATATTCTCCGGAAAAGGTCATTCTAGATGCTTCCGGAGTGAGTTACTGTGACGGTACTGGAATTGCTCTTCTGTTTGATCTCCAGTTAAAGCAAATACAAAGAGGTGGAGTGTTTGAGATTCTAGGACTGGCAGAAGAGTTTCAACAATTATTTGACCAATTCAAACCTAGTGAGTTCATCGAAGCTAAGATAGAGGCACCTGAACCTTCGAACATTTTTGTGAACGTTGGCAGGCAAACAATTGATATATTTCGGGGGATAGAAGCTAACATATCATTTCTGGGGGAAATAGTGGTTGCACTTTTTTATGCAATGCTTAATCCCAAAAGTGTTCGATGGAAAGATTTTTTCATCACTTCTGAATTGATTGGTGTTAATGCCTTTTCTATCGTTGCACTCGTATGTTTTCTTATCGGTCTTGTAATGGCTTTTCAAGCCGCAATACCTATGCAGCAATACGGCGCACAGTTGTTTGTGGCGGACCTGATTGTGATTGCTATGTTCAAGGAGCTCGGGCCTCTGATGACCGCTTGGGTGGTTAATGGTCGTAGCGGGTCAGCCTTTGCAGCAGAACTTGGCACTATGAAGGTAAATGAAGAAATTGACGCGCTCACTACAATGGGGCTCGAACCGGTTAGATTTTTGGTCGTACCTAAGGTGTTGGCATCATTCGTTATGATACCGGTTCTTACTATATTTGGAAATCTGTTTGGTCTCATAGGCGGATTGGTGGTTATGCTTTCTCTGGGGTTTACTATCGTAACATATGTCGATCAAATAGTGTCTGCGGCAACATATGTTATGCTTCTGGCAGGCCTTATCAAATCAGTTGTTTTTGCATTTATAATAGCGGGTGTTGGATGTATGGAGGGACTTCGAACCAAGACAGGCGCATCAGCGGTTGGAGATTCTACCACCTCGGCTGTTGTTATTGGCCTTGTGTTGATTATATTTGTAGACGGTGTTTTTGGGGTTATTTATTACTTCTTAGGGATTTAAATGAAAATGGGTGGAGATATGGATCCAATTATTAGAGTTGAAAATTTTACCGCTGCTTACGGAGGTAGTGTAATAATAGATAATATATCCTTCGATGTTTGTCCTGGCGAAGTTTTTGTCATTCTTGGTGGATCGGGATGCGGGAAGAGTACAGTACTAAAACACATGATAGGTCTATACGCACCTGCCGCGGGTAAAATTATTATTGATGGTGATGACATTTCCACTGCCGAAGGAGAAGATCGTCTTAGGATTTTAAAGAAGATCGGGGTTGCCTATCAGAGCGGGGCACTCTTTGGATCCATGACGATACTCGAAAATGTTCGGCTGCCCCTTGAGGAATATACAGATCTTTCTCCTGAAGCGATGGATCTCATCTCTCTCATGAAACTGAAGCTTGTAGGGCTTTCAGGTTCTGAAAATAAAATGCCTTCTGAGCTTAGTGGAGGGATGCAGAAGCGTGCTGCCTTAGCGAGGGCAATGGCACTGGATCCGCTCATTCTTTTTCTGGACGAGCCTTCAGCAGGACTGGACCCTATCACATCTGCTGAGCTCGATGAGCTAATCCTGCGCCTTTCTCGAAATCTTAAGATAACATTTGTTGTTGTAACCCATGAATTGCCGAGCATCTACACGATAGCGGATCGAGTCATTATGCTAGATAAACGTATAAAAGGCATAGTTGCAACTGGTAAGCCCCAGGAACTGCGTGACCAATCTGATAATGCCTGGGTGCGGCAATTTTTTAACAGACAGGTGGAGTCTGAGGTAGCAGCGTGATATATACATAAGAATCTAATAATTAAATTAATTTTATGAGCAGAAAACCAGATTTTTTCAAAGTTGGCATATTTGTTATTGTCGGATTGGTAATTTTATTTATAGGTATTATGGTTTTTGGTGGGAGTAAATATTTTCGTAAGAAAATCTATTTTGAGACCTATTTTGACCAATCAGTACAGGGGCTTTCAGTGGGTGCGCCTGTAAAGGTTCTCGGAGTTGATGTTGGAGCGGTAAGCGAAATATCATTTGTGCGCAGTGTATATAAATCTGATTTTCGATCTGCACCATATGTAATGGTAAGAGGTTTTTACTATCCAGAGACACTGGGCAGGGAAATCGATACTTATAGGGAATTCGAGGAGAGGGTTGAGAAATTAGTAGAGAAGGGGTTTAGATTGCAGTTAGCGTCTCAG
The Thermodesulfobacteriota bacterium genome window above contains:
- a CDS encoding ATP-binding cassette domain-containing protein, with protein sequence MDPIIRVENFTAAYGGSVIIDNISFDVCPGEVFVILGGSGCGKSTVLKHMIGLYAPAAGKIIIDGDDISTAEGEDRLRILKKIGVAYQSGALFGSMTILENVRLPLEEYTDLSPEAMDLISLMKLKLVGLSGSENKMPSELSGGMQKRAALARAMALDPLILFLDEPSAGLDPITSAELDELILRLSRNLKITFVVVTHELPSIYTIADRVIMLDKRIKGIVATGKPQELRDQSDNAWVRQFFNRQVESEVAA
- a CDS encoding ABC transporter permease, translated to MENTLRAINTVSLNTEVIEEGALKLIIDGRLDSNSTGKMWRESLLAVDKYSPEKVILDASGVSYCDGTGIALLFDLQLKQIQRGGVFEILGLAEEFQQLFDQFKPSEFIEAKIEAPEPSNIFVNVGRQTIDIFRGIEANISFLGEIVVALFYAMLNPKSVRWKDFFITSELIGVNAFSIVALVCFLIGLVMAFQAAIPMQQYGAQLFVADLIVIAMFKELGPLMTAWVVNGRSGSAFAAELGTMKVNEEIDALTTMGLEPVRFLVVPKVLASFVMIPVLTIFGNLFGLIGGLVVMLSLGFTIVTYVDQIVSAATYVMLLAGLIKSVVFAFIIAGVGCMEGLRTKTGASAVGDSTTSAVVIGLVLIIFVDGVFGVIYYFLGI
- a CDS encoding GlsB/YeaQ/YmgE family stress response membrane protein, which produces MGIISWIILGLIVGALAKWIMPGEDPGGIIITIVIGIVGALIGGFLSSLVGLSTVTGLNLWSIIIALVGALILLWLYRMVKGKAGRK